A stretch of the Hydra vulgaris chromosome 09, alternate assembly HydraT2T_AEP genome encodes the following:
- the LOC101237747 gene encoding uncharacterized protein LOC101237747 isoform X2, whose protein sequence is MDGYDADFVYEIPSDMECGICLFVVREPVQIMACGHRFCSHCFEKLKTSSAERLRCPKDNGNINLDMVFYDKAAQRAVSNLAVKCSKMRDGCSWQGSLHELEKHVNDCYFHNKSNSVYQEHIKNQLRVLEETIIKKDQEFFDLKNQNSNLEQEFIAHKKEITNLTNNINARLNEILATNKDLTMRVQQFEKLKIGENIVGNSYDKNTSLPGSSLLSPCQKISGIPSDKRLTTPIVKLSTASSPKSSTTISNSRAPFIKPLTASCSSTKPFVQLTTASSVKHLSTPSNATLGAVQLSTTQSNSAIQSVQLLNASSVKHLVTTSASTTPFLANTLSSSNNSIPQVVQYPAVSWNHFDEPDWGGELEDWEFDYFVESHNYDYGNMDYDNMDEDEFEYYNDDY, encoded by the exons atggATGGTTATGATGCTGATTTTGTATATGAAATTCCATCTGATATGGAATGTGGTATCTGTTTGTTTGTGGTTCGAGAACCAGTTCAAATTATGGCTTGTGGTCACAGGTTTTGTTCTCACTGCTTTGAAAAGTTAAAGACATCATCTGCAGAACG GTTGCGTTGTCCAAAAGACAATGGAAACATTAATCTTGATatg GTGTTTTATGATAAAGCGGCTCAAAGGGCTGTATCTAATCTTGctgtaaaatgttctaaaatgcGCGATGGATGTTCTTGGCAAGGTTCATTGCATGAGTTGGAG aagcaTGTTAATGATTGTTATTTCCATAACAAAAGCAACTCAGTTTATCAg gAGCACATTAAGAATCAATTAAGAGTACTAGaagaaactattataaaaaaagatcaagagttttttgacttgaaaaatcaaaactCAAATCTTGAACAAGAATTCATAGCGCATAAGaaagaaataacaaatttaacaaataacatAAATGCTCGTTTAAATGAAATACTTGCAACAAACAAGGATTTAACTATGCGTGTTCAACAattcgaaaaattaaaaataggagAAAATATAGTAGGTAACTcatatgataaaaatacttcatTACCAGGTTCTTCATTACTAAGTCCATGTCAAAAGATTTCAGGTATACCATCAGATAAGCGATTAACAACACCAATTGTTAAACTTTCAACAGCATCTTCTCCAAAGTCTTCTACAACCATATCTAATTCAAGAGCACCATTCATTAAACCTTTAACTGCATCTTGTAGTTCAACAAAGCCATTTGTTCAACTGACAACTGCATCTTCTGTTAAGCATTTATCTACACCATCTAATGCAACATTGGGAGCTGTTCAACTTTCAACAACACAATCTAATTCAGCAATACAATCTGTTCAACTTTTAAATGCATCTTCTGTTAAGCATTTAGTAACAACATCTGCTTCAACAACACCATTTCTCGCAAACACGTTATCTAGTTCAAACAACTCAATTCCTCAAGTAGTTCAATATCCTGCAGTCAGTTGGAATCATTTTGATGAACCGGATTGGGGAGGAGAACTTGAAGATTGGgagtttgattattttgtagaa TCTCACAATTATGATTATGGTAATATGGATTACGACAACATGGATGAAGATGAGTTTGAATACTACAATGACgattactaa
- the LOC100201887 gene encoding uncharacterized protein LOC100201887 — protein MDGYDADFVNEVPLDLECGICLFVVREPVQILACGHRFCSHCFENLKKLPADRLRCPKDNASIDTNKVFPDTAALRTVSNLTVRCSKTGEGCLWQGALRELENHLKDCSFNNPKNLIQEHMLNQISALEEALKKKDQEYLHLKNENFRLEQEFIKFKKETENSTISTSIRLDELLVSYNDLSSRIQQVEKRKKADSITCSLPNQNTLKETPKILIAQSKVINLVKKPAPCYVWKMNRNSGSRQTSPKFYSSDKGYLCQLKARKSVHLCLDILKGDFDWQLVWPFNMKVEFVCFNKFLSERHSLVYPFKKKDGTLSAQAHASYDYAVFLTPAVMNSCIVDDVISIEVYIS, from the exons ATGGATGGTTATGATGCTGATTTTGTAAATGAAGTTCCATTAGATTTAGAATGTGGTATTTGCTTGTTTGTGGTTCGTGAACCAGTTCAAATATTGGCTTGCGGCCATAGGTTTTGTTCTCACTGCtttgaaaatttgaagaaaTTGCCAGCGGATCg GCTTCGTTGTCCTAAAGACAATGCAAGTATTGATACTAATAag gtttttcCAGATACAGCTGCTCTAAGAACTGTATCCAATCTTACTGTTAGATGCTCTAAAACAGGTGAAGGATGTCTTTGGCAAGGGGCATTGCGCGAGTTAGAG aatcatttaaaagattgttCGTTTAATAATCCAAAGAACTTAATTCag GAGCATATGCTAAATCAAATAAGTGCTTTGGAAGAAGCACTTAAAAAGAAAGATCAAGAATaccttcatttaaaaaatgaaaattttcgTCTTGAACAggaatttattaagtttaaaaaagaaacggAAAATTCTACAATCAGTACAAGTATTCGATTGGATGAACTTCTCGTATCATACAATGACTTATCTTCACGTATTCAACaagttgaaaaaagaaaaaaagcagaTAGCATAACTTGCAGCTTGCCTAATCAGAATACTTTAAAAGAGacaccaaaaattttaattgcacAATCTAAGgttataaatttagtaaaaaagcCTGCACCCTGTTATGTCTGGAAAATGAATCGCAATAGTGGTTCACGACAAACTAgtccaaaattttattcttctgATAAAGGTTATTTATGTCAACTGAAGGCTCGTAAAAGTGTTCACTTATGTTTAGACATTTTAAAAGGCGATTTTGATTGGCAATTGGTATGGCCTTTTAACATGAAAGTTGAATTTGTTTGCTTTAACAAATTCTTATCAGAGAGACATTCATTAGTCTAtccattcaaaaaaaaagatggcACACTTTCAGCTCAGGCTCATGCTTCTTACGATTACGCAGTTTTTTTGACTCCTGCTGTTATGAACTCCTGTATTGTTGATGATGTTATTTCTATTGAAGTATACATAAGCTAA
- the LOC136084826 gene encoding leucine-rich repeat and death domain-containing protein 1-like codes for MNQSIKPCVKKKNSTVNYTLNLSSNNLKCIPSELFSQKSFKSINLSCNFIKLIPENVFPGNTVVELVLFSNELTDICGLKSLPNIQVLKLQHNKIVALNDSLQNAKSLKVLRLDSNLIHEIKQNEISSLSNLTYLDISSNLLRDISAINALVVLEELNCSHNSLTCLPVLSSLVKLLEIDASFNCLNDVSGLGMLRQLSILVLDNNELNSLASLKSLSSLQVLKISCNRFVSIKHIVEQFKELEVLHVDRNKIEEISELKQLLTLSISLRELNIYDNPIMLNQEMQSEVYTFIKKMNLDILDRNINSTPVIKQKIMRPMSADQMMSSRFVENQIINSNISINKYAMNLNKKFENLSQLFSKLPDKNELESSHHEEETLMSKKKLSRPSSSCSSQSRILAAKVYADTHT; via the exons ATGAATCAAAGTATTAAAccatgtgtaaaaaaaaagaactctaCAGTCAATTATACTCTCAACCTTTCAagcaacaatttaaaatgtattcctTCTGAgttgttttctcaaaaaagtttcaAGTCAATTAACTTATCATGTAACTTCATCAAGTTAATACCTGAGAATGTTTTTCCTGGAAATACTGTAGTTGAACTGGTATTATTTTCAAACGAATTAACAGATATTTGTGGCCTCAAGAGTCTGCCAAACATACAAGTGTTAAAATTGCAACACAATAAAATTGTTGCTCTGAATGATTCACTTCAAAATGCTAAAAGTCTCAAAGTCTTAAGGTTAGACAGCAATTTAATTcatgaaattaaacaaaatgaaatttcATCACTCTCTAATTTAACCTATCTTGACATTAGCTCAAATCTCTTAAGGGATATTTCAGCTATAAATGCACTGGTTGTATTGGAAGAGTTGAATTGCTCACATAACAGTTTGACTTGCTTACCTGTTCTGTCTTCTTTAGTTAAGTTACTTGAAATCGATGCAAGCTTCAATTGTCTAAATGATGTTTCTGGGTTGGGCATGCTTCGTCAGTTATCGATTCTTGTGCTAGACAATAACGAACTAAATAGTTTAGCCTCCCTGAAGTCTTTGAGCTCGTTGCAAGtgttaaaaatttcttgtaaCAGATTTGTAAGCATAAAACATATTGTTGAACAGTTCAAAGAGCTTGAAGTTTTACATGTTGATAGAAATAAAATAGAGGAAATATCCGAGCTGAAACAATTGTTAACTTTGTCAATATCATTGcgtgaattaaatatttatgataatccCATAATGCTAAACCAGGAGATGCAATCTgaagtttatacttttataaaaaaaatgaatcttgATATATTAGATAGAAACATTAATAGTACTCCAGttattaagcaaaaaataatgCGACCAATGTCTGCTGATCAAATGATGTCCTCACGCTTTgttgaaaatcaaattattaacaGCAACATATCTATTAACAAATATGCAATGAATTTGaataagaaatttgaaaatttatcacAATTGTTCAGCAAACTACCAGACAAAAATGAATTAg AGTCTTCTCACCATGAAGAGGAGActttaatgtcaaaaaaaaagctatctAGACCATCAAGCAGTTGCAGTAG tcAGTCAAGAATTCTCGCAGCAAAAGTTTACGCAGATACACACACCTGA